In Anopheles gambiae chromosome 2, idAnoGambNW_F1_1, whole genome shotgun sequence, a single window of DNA contains:
- the LOC1275722 gene encoding ryncolin-1 isoform X1 yields the protein MFKTCLGIVLLISCDGLLAQNVSNSFNWGVEHCGYALGLVMNKLNLLDHHIIEKEVQMESKLNDLSSKIDSLMQQKCNTTTLPVFNKTKDDVYSSCKETPTTGVYMIQPEKPFKEPITVLCDQEYESGGWIVIQHRFDGSTNFYRNWKEYKNGFGNLDGEFWLGLDRIYQLTVSQPYELVVLLEDFDGNKTFARYDQFEIADENQMYMLSKIEGFSGPAGDSLGNVKGMKFSTLDSDNDTWKDSCAVTYTGAWWYSACHASAIIYFRYSNLNGQYLRGETTEYATGMVWKTFRGYYHSLKMAKMMIRPKWLRA from the exons ATGTTTAAAACGTGTTTAGGGATTGTTTTGCTGATTTCTTGTGACGGATTGCTTGCACAAAATGTAAGCAATTCGTTTAATTGGGGAGTAGAGCATTGTGGCTATGCATTAGGCTTGGTGATGAATAAGCTGAATTTATTAGACCACCACATCATCGAGAAAGAGGTTCAAATGGAGAGTAAGCTAAACGATTTGAGCTCTAAGATTGATAGTTTAATGCAGCAAAAGTGCAATACAACAACCCTTCCGGTGTTCAACAAGACCAAAGACGATGTTTACAGCTCCTGTAAGGAGACACCCACTACTGGAGTTTACATGATACAGCCTGAAAAGCCATTTAAGGAGCCAATTACTGTGCTGTGCGATCAAGAGTACGAATCAGGTGGCTGGATTGTGATACAGCATCGGTTTGACGGATCGACAAACTTCTATCGGAACTGGAAGGAGTACAAGAATGGGTTCGGAAATCTGGACGGAGAGTTTTGGCTGGGTTTGGATCGTATTTATCAGTTGACTGTGTCGCAGCCATATGAGTTGGTTGTACTGCTGGAGGAtttcgatggcaacaaaacgtTCGCCAGATACGATCAGTTTGAGATAGCTGACGAGAACCAGATGTACATGCTTAGTAAAATAGAAGGCTTCTCAGGACCTGCGGGTGATTCCTTAGGGAATGTGAAAGGGATGAAGTTTTCCACTCTAGATTCCGACAATGATACATGGAAGGATAGCTGTGCAGTGACCTACACAGGAGCCTGGTGGTATAGCGCTTGCCACGCTAG TGCAATAATATATTTTCGTTACAGCAATCTGAATGGGCAGTACTTGCGAGGCGAAACTACAGAATATGCAACAGGGATGGTATGGAAAACGTTCCGGGGATACTATCACTCactaaaaatggcaaaaatgaTGATAAGGCCCAAATGGCTGCGAGCTTGA
- the LOC1275722 gene encoding ficolin-2 isoform X2 gives MFKTCLGIVLLISCDGLLAQNVSNSFNWGVEHCGYALGLVMNKLNLLDHHIIEKEVQMESKLNDLSSKIDSLMQQKCNTTTLPVFNKTKDDVYSSCKETPTTGVYMIQPEKPFKEPITVLCDQEYESGGWIVIQHRFDGSTNFYRNWKEYKNGFGNLDGEFWLGLDRIYQLTVSQPYELVVLLEDFDGNKTFARYDQFEIADENQMYMLSKIEGFSGPAGDSLGNVKGMKFSTLDSDNDTWKDSCAVTYTGAWWYSACHASNLNGQYLRGETTEYATGMVWKTFRGYYHSLKMAKMMIRPKWLRA, from the exons ATGTTTAAAACGTGTTTAGGGATTGTTTTGCTGATTTCTTGTGACGGATTGCTTGCACAAAATGTAAGCAATTCGTTTAATTGGGGAGTAGAGCATTGTGGCTATGCATTAGGCTTGGTGATGAATAAGCTGAATTTATTAGACCACCACATCATCGAGAAAGAGGTTCAAATGGAGAGTAAGCTAAACGATTTGAGCTCTAAGATTGATAGTTTAATGCAGCAAAAGTGCAATACAACAACCCTTCCGGTGTTCAACAAGACCAAAGACGATGTTTACAGCTCCTGTAAGGAGACACCCACTACTGGAGTTTACATGATACAGCCTGAAAAGCCATTTAAGGAGCCAATTACTGTGCTGTGCGATCAAGAGTACGAATCAGGTGGCTGGATTGTGATACAGCATCGGTTTGACGGATCGACAAACTTCTATCGGAACTGGAAGGAGTACAAGAATGGGTTCGGAAATCTGGACGGAGAGTTTTGGCTGGGTTTGGATCGTATTTATCAGTTGACTGTGTCGCAGCCATATGAGTTGGTTGTACTGCTGGAGGAtttcgatggcaacaaaacgtTCGCCAGATACGATCAGTTTGAGATAGCTGACGAGAACCAGATGTACATGCTTAGTAAAATAGAAGGCTTCTCAGGACCTGCGGGTGATTCCTTAGGGAATGTGAAAGGGATGAAGTTTTCCACTCTAGATTCCGACAATGATACATGGAAGGATAGCTGTGCAGTGACCTACACAGGAGCCTGGTGGTATAGCGCTTGCCACGCTAG CAATCTGAATGGGCAGTACTTGCGAGGCGAAACTACAGAATATGCAACAGGGATGGTATGGAAAACGTTCCGGGGATACTATCACTCactaaaaatggcaaaaatgaTGATAAGGCCCAAATGGCTGCGAGCTTGA
- the LOC133391021 gene encoding microfibril-associated glycoprotein 4-like: MFRKTHLLTWILLYNVFKVQSEATGTPSSVSLNGFGFELVMAKLQILEHHLVESNLQTEEKITIMNSRIDNLVTAVENLAWIAQQTGETVHQLGLSARHIAHNLTVIQRDLTNVVAEQKLLVTNNQLRQYQLFQSSCNASNGTINFEDHRNVYKSCNKVPFTASGVYNIRPEKPFKQPITVLCDQEYESGGWIVIQHRFDGSTNFYRNWDEYKNGFGNLDGEFWLGLDRIYQLTVSQPHELVVLLEDFDGNKTFARYDQFEISNESGKYALTNIGEYSGTAGDSLQNAKGMKFSTYDSDNDVWNDNCAVSYTGAWWYGACHKSNLNGKYLRGETKEYATSMGWFTFRGHHYALKSSKMMIRPNVK; the protein is encoded by the exons ATGTTCCGAAAGACGCATTTGTTAACTTGGATTCTGTTATACAACGTTTTTAAAGTGCAAAGTGAAGCAACAGGCACACCATCGAGTGTATCTTTAAACGGGTTTGGTTTTGAATTGGTTATGGCAAAACTGCAAATATTAGAACATCATCTCGTTGAAAGTAACCTTCAAACAGAGGAGAAGATAACCATTATGAATTCCAGAATTGATAATCTGGTAACGGCGGTCGAGAATTTAGCCTGGATTGCGCAGCAAACTGGAGAAACTGTACACCAGTTAGGATTGAGCGCAAGACATATTGCACACAACCTAACCGTAATCCAACGTGATCTCACAAATGTTGTAGCCGAACAAAAACTATTGGTGACGAATAATCAGCTCAGGCAGTACCAGCTCTTTCAGAGTAGTTGCAATGCATCAAATGGAACAATAAACTTCGAGGATCATAGAAATGTTTACAAGTCGTGCAATAAGGTGCCTTTTACTGCTTCCGGTGTGTATAACATTCGTCCGGAGAAACCTTTCAAACAGCCGATAACTGTATTGTGTGATCAAGAGTACGAATCAGGCGGTTGGATTGTGATACAGCATCGTTTTGACGGATCGACAAACTTCTATCGTAACTGGGACGAGTACAAGAATGGGTTCGGAAATCTGGACGGAGAGTTTTGGCTGGGTTTGGATCGTATTTATCAGTTGACTGTATCGCAGCCACATGAGTTGGTTGTACTGCTGGAGGATTTCGACGGCAACAAAACGTTTGCCAGATACGATCAGTTTGAGATTAGCAACGAAAGCGGGAAGTATGCTCTCACCAACATAGGCGAGTATTCCGGAACGGCTGGAGATTCTTTACAAAATGCTAAAGGAATGAAATTCTCCACTTATGATTCCGATAACGATGTGTGGAACGACAATTGTGCAGTATCATATACGGGAGCCTGGTGGTATGGAGCTTGCCACAAAAG taaCCTCAATGGGAAATATTTACGTGGAGAAACGAAAGAATATGCTACTAGCATGGGATGGTTTACATTCCGAGGACATCATTATGCTTTAAAATCTTCAAAAATGATGATACGACCTAATGTGAAGTAG